One Globicephala melas chromosome 6, mGloMel1.2, whole genome shotgun sequence genomic window carries:
- the ZNF658 gene encoding zinc finger protein 658 isoform X1 has translation MNTAQGSVSFEDVTVEFTQDEWQYVGPALRTLYKDVMLENYSHLVSLVVTFAGYCIIKPQVIFKLEHGEEPWPSEEEFLNQKYPGCYRVDVHIEENQERQEKPLWQVVFTDNKILSKEEQKALEKPFYFSITPDFSGKMPSKRDSCRMNLPVVSELILSDRNYSRNKTDYINVCEKLQLDIQHEKTHTGEQCYKYNENMKALSYVKDHHKFQTLEQSFECNEYGKVLHDKTICVTAKSSVKGEESCEDNEFRGNCDKAALFNHMRTGTRKKCFDLNECGKSCEYNEVHMALAHYECNESGNNFSGNSPLTQPQRTVTGQGAFESSKCEENLSQSSGRIVHQKTQTRDTFCVYNGFTNTIYQKLDFTVHQRIHKEEKFYQCDKYEKSSYQNSALSVHQQCDTGEKSFELTECRKSFYQKAHLIQHQRTHPGEKPYECEECGKSFCSYSHPIHYPGTHMGVNLYECNECGKTFADNSTLRAHQRIHTEEKPFKCNDCERSFAHNSARRAHQRIHTGEKPYECNDCEKTFAHNSTLRAHQKIHTGVKLYKCNECGKTFSQKTRLSTHQRIHTGEKPYGCSECGKTFSQKSYLSGHERIHKGEKPYECNECGKTFVYKAALIVHQRIHTGEKPYECNECGKTFSQRTHLYAHQRTHTGEKPYECKECGKTFADNSALRAHQRIHKGEKPYECSECGKTFSKTSHLRAHLRTRTGEKPYECNECGKTFSQKSYVSAHQRIHTGEKPYECNICGKPFAHNSTLRVHQRIHTGVKSYKCNECGKTFSQKSHLSAHQRIHTGEKPYECNECGKAFAQNSTLGVHLRIHTGERPYKCYECGKTFVRKAALRVHHTRMHSREKTLACNEFGMC, from the coding sequence gaTGTTACAGAGTTGATGTCCATATTGAGGAGAACCAGGAAAGACAAGAGAAACCTCTGTGGCAAGTAGTATTCACTGATAACAAAATATTGAGTAAAGAAGAGCAGAAAGCTTTAGAGAAACCATTTTATTTCAGTATAACTCCAGATTTTTCAGGAAAAATGCCCTCTAAACGTGACTCATGTAGAATGAATTTGCCGGTTGTTTCTGAATTAATTCTTAGTGATAGGAATTATTCACGAAACAAGACTGACTACATAAATGTATGTGAGAAGTTGCAGCTGGATATTCAGCATGAGAAAACTCATACTGGAGAGCAGTGttacaaatataatgaaaatatgaaagcTCTCAGTTATGTGAAAGATCATCATAAATTTCAAACTCTGGAGCAATCTTTTGAATGTAATGAATATGGAAAAGTTTTACATGATAAGACCATCTGTGTTACAGCTAAGAGTTCAGTAAAAGGAGAGGAATCCTGTGAGGATAATGAATTTAGGGGAAATTGTGATAAAGCAGCTCTTTTTAACCACATGAGAACTGGCACAAGGAAGAAATGCTTTGATCTTAATGAATGTGGTAAATCCTGTGAATACAATGAGGTTCACATGGCTTTGGCACACTATGAATGTAATGAAAGTGGGAATAACTTCAGTGGGAATTCACCCCTCACTCAGCCTCAGAGAACTGTTACAGGACAAGGTGCCTTTGAAAGCAGTAAGTGTGAAGAAAACTTGAGCCAGAGCTCAGGCCGTATAGTACATCAGAAGACACAAACTAGAGATACATTCTGTGTTTATAATGGATTTACAAACACCATCTACCAGAAGTTAGACTTTACAgtacatcagagaattcacaaagaagagaaattctatcaatgtgataaatacGAGAAATCCTCCTATCAGAACTCAGCCCTCAGTGTACATCAGCAGTGTGACACAGGAGAGAAGTCATTTGAACTTACTGAATGCAGGAAATCATTTTACCAGAAAGCACACCTCATTCAGCATCAGAGGACCCACCCAGGggagaaaccttatgaatgtgAGGAATGTGGGAAATCCTTTTGTTCATATTCACATCCTATTCATTATCCTGGAACTCATATGGGAGTCAATCTgtatgaatgtaatgaatgtgggaaaacttTCGCTGATAATTCAACCCTCAGAgcacatcagagaattcacacagaGGAGAAACCCTTCAAATGTAATGACTGTGAGAGGTCTTTTGCCCATAATTCAGCCCGCAGAgcacatcagagaattcacacaggTGAGAAACCGTATGAGTGTAATGACTGTGAGAAAACTTTTGCCCATAATTCCACCCTCAGAGCACATCAGAAAATTCACACTGGGGTGAAACTCTacaaatgtaatgaatgtgggaaaacttTTTCCCAGAAGACACGTCTTAGTACACATCAGAGGATTCACACAGGTGAGAAACCCTATGGatgtagtgaatgtgggaaaaccttcTCCCAGAAATCATACCTCAGTGGACATGAGAGAATTCACAAAGGGGAAAAACcttatgaatgtaatgaatgtgggaaaacttTTGTCTATAAGGCAGCCCTCATTGTCCATCAAAGAAttcacacaggagaaaaaccctatgaatgtaatgaatgtgggaaaacttTCTCCCAGAGGACACACCTCTATGCACATCAGAGAACTCACACAGGggagaaaccttatgaatgtaaggaatgtgggaaaactTTTGCAGATAATTCAGCCCTCAGGgcacatcagagaattcacaaaggggagaaaccctatgaatgtagtgaatgtgggaaaacttTCTCCAAGACATCACACCTCAGAGCACATCTGAGGACTCGCacaggggagaaaccctatgaatgtaatgaatgtgggaaaacttTCTCCCAGAAGTCGTATGTTAGTgcacatcagagaattcacacagggGAGAAACCTTACGAATGTAACATATGTGGGAAACCTTTTGCCCATAATTCAACCCTCAGAgtacatcagagaattcacacaggTGTAAAATCCTacaaatgtaatgaatgtgggaaaacttTCTCTCAGAAGTCACACCTTAGTgcacatcagagaattcacacaggagagaaaccctatgagtgtaatgaatgtgggaaagcttttGCCCAAAATTCAACTCTTGGAGTACACCTGAGAATTCACACAGGTGAGAGACCCTACAAATGTTATGAATGTGGAAAAACCTTTGTCCGTAAGGCAGCTCTTAGAGTACATCACACCAGAATGCACTCCAGAGAGAAAACCCTTGCATGTAATGAATTTGGGATGTGCTAA
- the ZNF658 gene encoding zinc finger protein 658 isoform X2, with amino-acid sequence MNTAQGSVSFEDVTVEFTQDEWQYVGPALRTLYKDVMLENYSHLVSLGYCIIKPQVIFKLEHGEEPWPSEEEFLNQKYPGCYRVDVHIEENQERQEKPLWQVVFTDNKILSKEEQKALEKPFYFSITPDFSGKMPSKRDSCRMNLPVVSELILSDRNYSRNKTDYINVCEKLQLDIQHEKTHTGEQCYKYNENMKALSYVKDHHKFQTLEQSFECNEYGKVLHDKTICVTAKSSVKGEESCEDNEFRGNCDKAALFNHMRTGTRKKCFDLNECGKSCEYNEVHMALAHYECNESGNNFSGNSPLTQPQRTVTGQGAFESSKCEENLSQSSGRIVHQKTQTRDTFCVYNGFTNTIYQKLDFTVHQRIHKEEKFYQCDKYEKSSYQNSALSVHQQCDTGEKSFELTECRKSFYQKAHLIQHQRTHPGEKPYECEECGKSFCSYSHPIHYPGTHMGVNLYECNECGKTFADNSTLRAHQRIHTEEKPFKCNDCERSFAHNSARRAHQRIHTGEKPYECNDCEKTFAHNSTLRAHQKIHTGVKLYKCNECGKTFSQKTRLSTHQRIHTGEKPYGCSECGKTFSQKSYLSGHERIHKGEKPYECNECGKTFVYKAALIVHQRIHTGEKPYECNECGKTFSQRTHLYAHQRTHTGEKPYECKECGKTFADNSALRAHQRIHKGEKPYECSECGKTFSKTSHLRAHLRTRTGEKPYECNECGKTFSQKSYVSAHQRIHTGEKPYECNICGKPFAHNSTLRVHQRIHTGVKSYKCNECGKTFSQKSHLSAHQRIHTGEKPYECNECGKAFAQNSTLGVHLRIHTGERPYKCYECGKTFVRKAALRVHHTRMHSREKTLACNEFGMC; translated from the coding sequence gaTGTTACAGAGTTGATGTCCATATTGAGGAGAACCAGGAAAGACAAGAGAAACCTCTGTGGCAAGTAGTATTCACTGATAACAAAATATTGAGTAAAGAAGAGCAGAAAGCTTTAGAGAAACCATTTTATTTCAGTATAACTCCAGATTTTTCAGGAAAAATGCCCTCTAAACGTGACTCATGTAGAATGAATTTGCCGGTTGTTTCTGAATTAATTCTTAGTGATAGGAATTATTCACGAAACAAGACTGACTACATAAATGTATGTGAGAAGTTGCAGCTGGATATTCAGCATGAGAAAACTCATACTGGAGAGCAGTGttacaaatataatgaaaatatgaaagcTCTCAGTTATGTGAAAGATCATCATAAATTTCAAACTCTGGAGCAATCTTTTGAATGTAATGAATATGGAAAAGTTTTACATGATAAGACCATCTGTGTTACAGCTAAGAGTTCAGTAAAAGGAGAGGAATCCTGTGAGGATAATGAATTTAGGGGAAATTGTGATAAAGCAGCTCTTTTTAACCACATGAGAACTGGCACAAGGAAGAAATGCTTTGATCTTAATGAATGTGGTAAATCCTGTGAATACAATGAGGTTCACATGGCTTTGGCACACTATGAATGTAATGAAAGTGGGAATAACTTCAGTGGGAATTCACCCCTCACTCAGCCTCAGAGAACTGTTACAGGACAAGGTGCCTTTGAAAGCAGTAAGTGTGAAGAAAACTTGAGCCAGAGCTCAGGCCGTATAGTACATCAGAAGACACAAACTAGAGATACATTCTGTGTTTATAATGGATTTACAAACACCATCTACCAGAAGTTAGACTTTACAgtacatcagagaattcacaaagaagagaaattctatcaatgtgataaatacGAGAAATCCTCCTATCAGAACTCAGCCCTCAGTGTACATCAGCAGTGTGACACAGGAGAGAAGTCATTTGAACTTACTGAATGCAGGAAATCATTTTACCAGAAAGCACACCTCATTCAGCATCAGAGGACCCACCCAGGggagaaaccttatgaatgtgAGGAATGTGGGAAATCCTTTTGTTCATATTCACATCCTATTCATTATCCTGGAACTCATATGGGAGTCAATCTgtatgaatgtaatgaatgtgggaaaacttTCGCTGATAATTCAACCCTCAGAgcacatcagagaattcacacagaGGAGAAACCCTTCAAATGTAATGACTGTGAGAGGTCTTTTGCCCATAATTCAGCCCGCAGAgcacatcagagaattcacacaggTGAGAAACCGTATGAGTGTAATGACTGTGAGAAAACTTTTGCCCATAATTCCACCCTCAGAGCACATCAGAAAATTCACACTGGGGTGAAACTCTacaaatgtaatgaatgtgggaaaacttTTTCCCAGAAGACACGTCTTAGTACACATCAGAGGATTCACACAGGTGAGAAACCCTATGGatgtagtgaatgtgggaaaaccttcTCCCAGAAATCATACCTCAGTGGACATGAGAGAATTCACAAAGGGGAAAAACcttatgaatgtaatgaatgtgggaaaacttTTGTCTATAAGGCAGCCCTCATTGTCCATCAAAGAAttcacacaggagaaaaaccctatgaatgtaatgaatgtgggaaaacttTCTCCCAGAGGACACACCTCTATGCACATCAGAGAACTCACACAGGggagaaaccttatgaatgtaaggaatgtgggaaaactTTTGCAGATAATTCAGCCCTCAGGgcacatcagagaattcacaaaggggagaaaccctatgaatgtagtgaatgtgggaaaacttTCTCCAAGACATCACACCTCAGAGCACATCTGAGGACTCGCacaggggagaaaccctatgaatgtaatgaatgtgggaaaacttTCTCCCAGAAGTCGTATGTTAGTgcacatcagagaattcacacagggGAGAAACCTTACGAATGTAACATATGTGGGAAACCTTTTGCCCATAATTCAACCCTCAGAgtacatcagagaattcacacaggTGTAAAATCCTacaaatgtaatgaatgtgggaaaacttTCTCTCAGAAGTCACACCTTAGTgcacatcagagaattcacacaggagagaaaccctatgagtgtaatgaatgtgggaaagcttttGCCCAAAATTCAACTCTTGGAGTACACCTGAGAATTCACACAGGTGAGAGACCCTACAAATGTTATGAATGTGGAAAAACCTTTGTCCGTAAGGCAGCTCTTAGAGTACATCACACCAGAATGCACTCCAGAGAGAAAACCCTTGCATGTAATGAATTTGGGATGTGCTAA